A region from the Vicia villosa cultivar HV-30 ecotype Madison, WI linkage group LG3, Vvil1.0, whole genome shotgun sequence genome encodes:
- the LOC131654771 gene encoding bark storage protein A-like, giving the protein MAGIHGRTVLFMFLATFMWFNAQNAFVSCALTSHLQSKIAKINQEGPYLGLIIPNSFELNPLLQNPGYTASDEIIDFAGRRFRFGSIGDKPVVLVMTGLSVINAAITTQLLLSFFNIDGVVHYGIAGNANPSLHIGDVAIPHYWSHLALWSWQRYGQGAADTLPLENNGDYTREIGFIKFSDFTSNISAADSVTVDNHLNNLWYQPEEIFPVDGIPEERQHAFWVPVDPTYYLIAKKLEELKLESCIDSDTCLTTTPKVVLVERGTSSGFYLDNAAYRTFIFNKFNVSPVDMESASVALICLQQRVPFIAIRALSDLAGGGTAESNEADTFSPLAATNSVAVVIEFVKLLSGHSKW; this is encoded by the exons ATGGCAGGCATTCATGGGAGAACAGTCTTGTTCATGTTTCTTGCAACATTCATGTGGTTTAATGCCCAAAATGCATTTGTGAGTTGTGCTTTAACATCTCATTTACAAAGCAAAATTGCTAAAATCAACCAAGAGGGTCCTTATTTGGGTTTAATCATACCTAACTCTTTTGAACTTAATCCTCTTCTTCAAAATCCAGGCTATACTGCTAGTGACGAAATCATAGATTTTGCAG GAAGGAGATTTCGTTTTGGATCCATTGGGGACAAACCTGTTGTATTGGTCATGACTGGATTGAGTGTG ATAAATGCAGCAATAACAACACAGCTTCTGTTAAGCTTTTTCAATATAGATGGAGTTGTTCATTATGGTATTGCTGGAAATGCAAACCCTTCATTGCATATTGGAGATGTTGCTATTCCTCATTACTGGTCTCACTTGGCACTTTGGAGCTGGCAG AGATATGGACAAGGGGCTGCTGATACATTGCCCTTAGAAAACAATGGAGACTACACAAGGGAGATAGGGTTCatcaaattttcagacttcaccTCAAACATAAGTGCTGCCGACAGTGTCACAGTTGATAACCATCTTAACAATCTTTGGTATCAACCAGAAGAGATTTTTCCAGTTGATGGCATTCCTGAAGAAAGACAACATGCTTTTTGGGTTCCAGTTGATCCCACCTATTACCTTATTGCTAAAAAACTCGAG GAACTGAAGCTAGAGTCATGCATTGATTCCGACACATGCTTGACAACAACACCAAAGGTTGTGCTTGTGGAGAGAGGAACAAGTTCAGGATTCTACCTAGACAATGCAGCATACAGAACCTTCATCTTCAATAAGTTTAACGTGAGTCCAGTTGACATGGAAAGTGCATCCGTTGCTCTTATATGCTTGCAACAAAGGGTTCCCTTCATTGCTATTAGGGCTCTTTCTGATTTGGCCGGAGGTGGTACCGCGGAGTCGAACGAGGCTGATACCTTCTCGCCACTCGCCGCCACTAACTCCGTCGCTGTGGTCATTGAGTTTGTGAAGCTCTTGTCAGGCCACTCTAAGTGGTGA
- the LOC131656960 gene encoding uncharacterized protein LOC131656960, which translates to MAATHGRIVLFMLLATFMWFNVQNSLVSCALTPKLQKKIAKINKEGPYLGLVMPNSFELNPLLQNPGYTPTDTIIDFSGRRFRFGYIGDKGRRFRFGYIGDKPRFGQGANDTLPLENNGDYTRDVGFIKFSDFTSNISAADSVTVDNHLNSLWYQPEEIFPIDGIPEQRQHALWVPVNAKYYRIAKKLEKMKLEACIDSNKCLTTTPKVVLVERGTSAGFFLDNAAYRTFIHSKFNVSPVDMESASVALICLQQRIPFIAIRALSDLAGGGTAESNEADTFSPLAATNSVAVVIEFVKQLSHHS; encoded by the exons ATGGCAGCTACTCATGGGAGAATAGTCTTGTTCATGTTGCTTGCAACATTTATGTGGTTTAATGTCCAAAATTCATTAGTGAGTTGTGCTTTAACAccaaaattacaaaagaaaatagcTAAAATCAACAAAGAGGGTCCTTATTTGGGTTTAGTCATGCCAAATTCTTTTGAACTTAATCCTCTTCTTCAAAATCCAGGCTATACTCCTACTGACACCATCATAGATTTTTCAG GAAGGAGATTTCGTTTTGGATACATCGGTGACAAAGGAAGGAGATTTCGTTTTGGATACATCGGTGACAAACCT AGATTTGGACAAGGTGCTAACGATACGTTACCATTAGAAAACAATGGAGACTACACAAGAGACGTCGGATTCatcaaattttcagacttcaccTCAAACATAAGTGCTGCCGACAGTGTCACAGTTGATAACCATCTCAACAGCCTTTGGTATCAACCAGAAGAGATTTTTCCCATTGATGGCATTCCTGAACAAAGGCAACATGCTCTTTGGGTTCCAGTTAATGCCAAGTATTACCGTATTGCCAAAAAACTTGAG AAAATGAAGCTAGAAGCATGCATAGACTCAAACAAATGTTTGACAACAACACCAAAGGTTGTGCTTGTGGAGAGAGGAACAAGTGCAGGATTCTTCCTAGACAATGCAGCATACAGAACATTTATTCACAGTAAATTTAACGTGAGTCCAGTCGACATGGAAAGTGCATCAGTTGCTCTTATATGCTTGCAGCAAAGGATTCCTTTCATTGCTATTAGGGCTCTTTCTGATTTGGCCGGTGGTGGCACGGCGGAGTCGAACGAGGCTGATACCTTCTCGCCGCTCGCCGCCACTAACTCCGTCGCTGTAGTCATTGAGTTTGTGAAGCAATTGTCTCACCATTCCTAA